Within the Fusarium keratoplasticum isolate Fu6.1 chromosome 1, whole genome shotgun sequence genome, the region GTCCCGTGTCATCGAAGGCACAATGGAAGAGCAGGAGGGACGAGCAAGAACCAAAACGAGGCAGGCACATGGAAGTCTCCACATGCGGCCACGATGGGACGGCGCTGAGTGGATGGGCAGATGAAAGCTTTCTGGATCCTTTTGCCTACTGGCTGGCCCGTTGAGCGTCGAGCATCAAGGTTGCGAGGGGACCCCGTGAGTGGAGGACCTCGCCTCTGTCCGTGAAATGGCCCCCGACGGCTCGGATCAGGTGAGTGCTCATGACTGGCCAGCCATGCCAGAAATAGTGTCCACAGCCCACAGCCGTCTCGGAGTTGGCGCCAGGGAGGGAAGCTAAGGCAGAGTGTGAACCAGGCCGAGCGAGGGTCCCGTTGTCCCCATCGGCAAGCGCAGGCAAGAAATGGTTTTACCGCTTGGGGACAGCCTAGAAAAAAAGTTGCTGATGGATGTTGTTCGAGCCTGGATCTCTACAGGTACCCTGGCCAACTTGAACACGTCGATGAGATGAAGGCTGACGCTGCTGgcgaggatggatggatcggaTGGATAGGGTTACGCACTGTGATAGCAGCCGAGCTCATGGATCACTCATGATCCGAATGCCCGCACGCCCATCCATTCTCCCCATGGCCGCGTGAATACCTAGACAAAACCCCGGGACAGCCACTGAGCCGATGCACAGTACCTTCACTCGTTCGTGCGTGCCGGTCGACTGAGATGTTTCGTGGGCACCACCGTATCTGAAGCGAGCCTAGGTAGCTAGCCCaagcaagcccaagcccaagtccaagcccaagccgTGGAACCACTGTAACGACTGCGACGCCAACCCAAGAACAAACCCTGGGGCAGAGGGACAACCTACAAAGGCCGACGACTCCGAGATCCCggctgggaggaagaggaagagacgGATGCCCGTGATGGAagtttgctgctgctgctgcaactgAGGCGAACGTACCCGGCTCTCCGTGGCCTTGCCTCCCCTCCGCGCCAGATTCGGGAGTCTGTGTGTGCATCCATCGTGCGCACCTTGGCACTTCGTCCATCTGGAAGGAATTCGACTGCTGACAATCGGCTGAACTCACATCGTAATCATGGAGACCGGGGGCTGCGAGTCACCGGTACGTACACACACATGGATATGGACGACACGACCAGACCAGGAGGACGCACAACCGCGGTGGGAGTGGTGGTCATGACCTTGCACCTTGCCCTGGACAGCACAAGCCTGTTGCATGGCTCGTTCGCTGATTCGACCCCACTCAATTTTTTTCTTGCTGGGTTCTCACGCATCCATCTGAGGTTCCACTCCCTGACTCCCCTTCCATCATCCCCTCTGCACCAGCTCCTACTGTCATTCGCTGTCACCGGCCGTCAGCCCAAAGAGTGACCTCTGCCTGCAGGTACTCCAGGGCGGTAATGGCCGCTGGATGGTACATGGATTCTCCGCCTGTAGGTACTGCGTAGGAGGTACCTCTGCCCAGTCCCGTCCTGCAATAGCGTCCCGTCCATCGAGTCTTGCCCCCTTccaggcctcttcttctaGGTTCCCACGGGCGGGCAGCCaaccccatcccatccatggccgTCCATGATCCATTGGCTCAGTCTTGCCATGGGCTCTCACTCGTCGGCGACTCGCTCACCCCATATTTTATTTTTCGTTGCTCCACGCCCTCCACCGTTACAGTACAGACAGTAGGTACTGCGTACTCGCTCTTCCTTAGCCATGTCTGCCATGTACCCGTAGCCGTGCGTGAGTGAGGTGCGCCGCGCCGCCCACCTTGCCATTGGATCCAATCCACCTCACCATCCACGGACCCATCCCATGCCTGTCCGCCTGCCTGCCTGGTCGGTCCCGTCGGtcccccatcatcatgctgGCTGGGGCCATCGCATCGAGTGAGAAGAGACTTGGCTGGGACTTGACGGGCACTGCTACAGACCTGTACGTAGTAGTAGCGCACGCCCACTACAACAGTGGTGGACACCTGAGCCCGCcacgccctcctccacacTAACTGcatcatccccatctccCCATCTTGCCATCTCCTGTCCCTGCTCGAGCattctcttccttcatcctctcACCACTCCCTCTCCCAttctctcttttccccttcttcatcctcatccttcctcctctcttcctctcctccacgACAAAAACCGAATCCGCCGAATCCCCCGACAACTACTAGTCACAGACCTCGCTGGTTTGTAGACGTCAGGATTCAGGTCTTTTTTCGCGCGAGTCTCTCCTTGCCCCGTCGACCGCCTACCCAGCCCGCCGCTGTTGTAGGTCGCTGTATATCAACGAACGGTTCCTGTCCACTTTTTGGCTTGCCCTCAAGTCAAGTGCAGACCCTCACCAACACCTTTCGGAGATCGCAGTTTCGGgttctctctccctctctatTTCCTTGTTCACCCTCATCCGCTTTTCTCTCCTCGGTGAGTGCTCCTCTTGCCTCTCGCCCGTTGTTGCCGTTCCATCCACCGGCCTGGCCACACCTTGATCCGATTGCATGCCGCCGAATTCTCCCCTCTACCTTTGCAACGGACAACGCGACAGCAGCCACCCGATAGCTTGTGTACACGACCCGAATTTCGATACTCATGTTGATGTCGCTTCGACAACGCTATCCGATTACCACCAGTCGCCGTCAACACAACACATGGGGCGTGCTGGGTCGATCTCGTCGTGGCCTTGGTCGTGGATGTGATGACAATGGACGGTGCAATTTCCGCACCATGTTGCTAACCAATCTCCCAGAGTACTAGTTCTCAGCACTCACCGGATTTCCTATCATCCTCCCCGCGACACTGTTTTTCTTCCCGTTTACGACAAAAGCAAGTTTCCTTAGGTCGCTGTTGGTCGACCATCCTTCTACGTTAAAACCGATCCGTCCCGAATTACTCTCGATCTAGACGTTTTGCCCTTATCCCCAGTCGACACGACATCGGAAATTGAGGTGCACCGTTAAATGGCCTGTCAAGCCTACTAGATACACGTCGATCCTCGCTCTACCGCCATCAAACACACGCTCACACCCACGGGACGTTTTAGCTGTGGTGCTCATCCACAGCTTTCCTTCACGCGTCCCATCACCGCTCTCCTCTCCGACAAAGGTCGCGTTCCGATCTTCGTCGGACCCCCCTCCCAACCTTCATCATGCCCGGTGGCGTGTGTGCCGTCCTCGATTACGAggtcgacatgatggccgAGTACGTTGCTGAGATGGCGCTGCGAGTTGTCACTCCCGAGGCCTCTCTGACCTCGCCCTTCCGCAAGTTCGTGTCTCAGATCCTcacctcgacgaggctccCGAGCACCACGATCCTTCTCGGAATGAACTACCTCGCCAAGAGGATCAACACCTTGAAGGGCCAGGGTCCCTACAAGGCCTCCGAGGGTCAGGTCTGGCGATACCTGACTGTGTCGCTTCTGCTGGGCAGcaagttcctcgacgacaacacCTTCCAGAACCGGTCTTGGTCCGAGGTTAGCGGTATTGCTGTGTCGGAGCTCAACTCGCTCGAGTTTGAGTGGGTCGAGTCCATGGGCTGGCGCCTGTATGtcaaccttgacctcagCAAGGACTACCAGGCTTGGCTCGAGAACTGGCGTGATTGGCAGGATATGAAGAAGCGACAGGCTGCCCAGGCCAGCCGCGAGAGGCTCGCTTCTCTTGTCCCCGCGATCGACACCGAGCTCGCCAGGTACTCTGGCCAACGCCAGTCTCCTCACTCGCGCTACCTCCAGGAGCAGGTGGCCGAGTACGAGCGTTACCAGGCTATGAAGGTCCAGCAGCAAAGCTACCGCCCTCGCGGCGAGGTTGCTTGGACACACAACCCGTGGAGTGCTCCCCTCACACCTCCCGACTCGGGCTATGGCACACCCGATTATGCCATGTCCGCTTCGTCGAGCAATGCACGCTACAACGAGTGGTTCTCTCAGGCTGCTGCCCAGTACACCAGCCGATACCCTCAGCCTCCCGCTCACAACTCGTTTTACCCCAACTCCCGCCACAATTCATACGGCGGTCACTACCCATACACCCAGAACATGTGGGAGCATGGCCTTGCTGAATGCAGCTGTGCTGGCTGCGTCGACCCGATGAAGCAGCAGGTCCCCTACTTTGTTCCCCACGGCTACAGCCAGCCGGTTATGGGTTAACGTCACAAAAGTTATATGTCCTCGTCGATGGAGGATTAATGGCTCTCTGACCGAGGGCGTTCGGTCttggaaagaagaaaaaagttAGGGATTTCATTTTTTTTACGGCCACGATTTTCTTTTACACGCATCCCGAGAACGATACATTCGCATCTTCAGATACCCAGGCACGACAAAAATTGTTCATAACATGACCTTTCGGCGGATCATTCTCAGGATTTTTTATCACATCGTCGCGATTGGCAAACACGAAACGAATAGCTGAGCTTGGCCACATCCCGCGATGTGTCATGTCCCAGTCTCTTTCGTGGACCAAGACAAAATAACGCGGCATTCTCCTTTTGTCTCACTGGTATACGCTCTGTAATGGTCATCTTCGGCGTTCTGGTTTTTTCATCATTCACATTATACGGTCCGGTTCCGATAGACTTTGCGGGTTTTACGGTTTCCAAACGGCTTTGGCGCTCTCTTTTTTGAGATGGCATATGCGCTCAGGGAATCACCTTGGACTTACTGCTCTACGACAGCAGTTCTGCCCTGGATCGAGAGCCAAAAAATACCCACGATGGGACTGGCTCAAGACCCGAACCAGTGGCCCGAGGCACAGTATTCTCCACTATAGATGGCGGAAACGGCGATTGATTAATCGCATCCACTCGCTTGGACTCATTTGTGCGGCATTCGATTCGCACTTCGATTTcactttcttcttctctgtccCACGAGGCTCGCATCGGTCGCACCGACCACGGCTCCGCAGCTACTCGTGCCGCGGCCACCCAGCGGTCTCATCAGTCAAGCTTCGATCGATCTTGCGGGCGGTATATATTTTCAACTTGTCTTTGTTTGTTCTTGTACGTGGCAGACGGCTCTTGACCACGGAAATGGGTTTATATGACGGGGTTTCATGCATTGCGTTCAGCGGGTAAAATAAGGATCTGGGACGGTTTACGGGGTTTGACATTTGCTTCTTCCgtgttttttttctctgcCTCTAACCATCTTGGCGCTTGGCTAGGCTTGAGTATCAGTTTGATACCAGCTACCTAGACAAAGGTCATGGAGTCAAGGAGGctttttttgttttcttttttccatCTTGACGACTCTGGCGCTGTCTTTTCTCCTGGTTTTGTCTTCAGTAGAGAGGGACATCGGGattttttttgcttcttcgCGTCGGTTTAATGGGGATTCGTTTCGATGGCGGTCCTGTGTGACCGAGGGCATCAGGGTTTTCTTCTCTTGACGAATTGGGACGATTCTTACGGAACATTGAGGGCGATATCGAAGGCACAGGACGACAAAGCATGCGAGCTCAAGCTGCTTCGAACCTTGATGCTGTGATACAACGAGACGGGTATAAGTTACCCGTGGTATCTTTTGACAGCTGCGCAGAATAAAAAGGTGGTTTGGAAGCACGCTTCATTTGTCCATGACCTCAATGGCCCGGGAACCATTTATCGATTGGCACTTACGAGATTCGAGGATGCATTCATGGAATGGACGGTGTGTATTGATTGTGAGACTTCAACAAGTTGGCTTGGAGTTGTGTTTGTtaaagcaagcaagcaagcacctaaggtaggtaggtaggtactcgggaacaaggtcaagacgcGGGATTCATTCGTTGTCTTGCTCCGTTCACCGGCAGGGCATATCCCTCCCCTTGGGTCTTCCTCGATCAGCAAATacaaaaaagaaataaagagACTTGTCTCGGCCCTTCGTCCCTGAAATGTTTGGTGTGCGATGCATGATGTTTGACCTGAGCGAGATTTCAGGTGTGAATACCTACGCCGGGAAATCATCGGATGATTCCGTCATCTCATATCGCCTTCAAGTCTCAACTGGAGTAATTCAACACCTCGATATTTACGAATCTGCTGTGCCCACCTCATCTTCCCAACATTGAGATACAGGAAGTTGCGGACTTGTTGAATTTTATCCTTCGTGACTCTGATTGAAGCCATTGGCCCTTCATCTGTCAATTGGTCATCTATTGTTTCTCGCCACCTTGTGCTGGTCGCGTTCTCATCACTGCTCTTTCATAACCCCATCATCGTTTCTACACGCCCGCTCAAGGCTCAAAAGGCGCGAGAAATTCTAATCATGTCTAACCGCTTTGTATCGGCGGGGACAATTGGCTCCTCAGGGGAACTCTCTAAAGACACAGGCGCCGCAGCAGCGCCCACTGAGCAGCCCCTGTACGACTCTGCGAAGAATAAGGAGTGGGAGACGGTTCAGAAGGAGCTCGATGCTGAGCGGCGTCGGCGCGAGGAGCAGCGCGTCAAGGCCGCCACCGGAGAGGGCGAGCAGAGCCTGTATGACATTTTGCAGGCGAATAAAGGCAAGCCAACACCTCACTGATGTTGCCCGTGGATTGAAGAGCTGACCGGGAACTGCAATAGCGGCAAAGCAAGCTGCGTTTGAAGAACAGACCAAGCTGCGCAACCAGTTCCGCGCCCtagatgatgacgagataGAGTTCCTGGACGAGATACGCGCCAACAAGCGCGCAGAGGAGGAACGCGTGCGGCGCGAGACGGAGGAAGGTCTCAAGGCGTTCAGGGAGCGGCAGAAGGGCGATGCTGGAGAGGGGCCGCAAGATGAGCCTGCTGCAGAAGGGGAAGGTGAATCGTGGGAGGTTGGACGGAAAAGAAAGCGCGTCAAGGAGAGGGATGTCAAGGGTCTGAGGAGAAAAGTCAGCGCCGCAGAAGAGGACAACAAGGATGAAGAGCCCGCAAAGCAAAGGGAGACTGAGATAAAGAATCAGCCGGAAGAAGCAAAGACAGAGACCAAGACCGAGACAAGTACGAAACCgcccgagaagaagggcctCGGGTTGGTGGGTTACGGGAGTGATTCAGACGAGGACGATTGAGAACCAAGAGATAAAGAGATTCGTAACTCTTGAAGGGGAGTAATGCCTTGGGATTATAAAGTACAGTGAGCCATACCGCAAATACCATCCCTCGCTCTATCGTAGATGCAACATAGATATGGAACCAAGCCCTTCGCCCTTGGTATGACATGGGTAGATAGATATACAAGAATAGTTTTCCTCGTCGCGCCTCCACCAGGTTATTGTACATGAAACCACATAGCAGCGTCCTTTTCTTCATCACGTTCCTTTTTTGCGTTTTAGCACATGGCAGGATAGGCTCCTGTTTACTCGTCGTTGTTCACATCGCCGACATTGGGCCTCATGGGCTTGGCGTTCCAGGAATCGACTCCCCAGCGCCAAAGGCTGCGGAAGCTGCCCTTGATCCATCCCTCGATCTCCGCCTCGGGGACGACGATCTGAGCAGCGCGGGCCTCGTCCTCAGAGCTGATCTCGAACCGACGCATGCGCTGCATTAGACGAGCATCAACGACAAGGGGCGACGCCCagatcttctccttggcggGCACggcaggagcagcagcgctGTCATCCTCCTTGGGGGCCTCGTTGTCCCACACCGACTTGACCCAGTCCTTCTCCTCATGCTGTAGGACGAGCTGCTGCTCGTACTGGCCGTCAGCCTCGCGCCATTCCcgggaggaggcggcgaAGCACACGGCGGCGACCTCGCGGCCGATCTCGTCGGCGAGCTTGCGGCGGTTGAAGAAGCGGTTGAGGCGGACAAAAGTATGGCGGAAGCCGAGACGGTGGGGGAAGGGGATGGGGTTGGAAGGGGAGAACTCAAAGGGGATCTGGGCAGGGAGGCTGGCCAGAGAGTAGTCGTCGGGGGAGTTGTAAGGGGGTGGTTGAGGTGGTCGTTCAGGCTTCTtttcatcctccttcttctcgtcttccttcttctcctccggcttctctccctctccctcagTCTTTACGTCCTCAGGAGAACCCTCAATAGCGGTCGTCGTCGTTTCGGGCTCAGGTTTAGCAGGAGGATCAAGAGGTCCAAGCCAGCCCTCGTGCAGACCTCTCACGTACTCCTTCCATGTATGCCGTCCAAAGATGATATCACCCTTTGTGCCCTCGTACTCTGGCACACTGTTCTTTTTCCTCAATGCCTCGATGGTAGCTTCGTCTGTTTGTAGATCCACCTCATCTGGTCGTTCATCCTTTCTCCGCGCTCGGCGAATCTTCTCTGCCACGGCGGCTCTCACGTCACCCTGTTGCCTTCCTTGAACAAACTCCCAGTCCAGACCCGAAGCCGCGAGGACGGGCTTCGCATACTCAATAAAGTGGTCCTGGGCAACGCGCAGACCGTCGCCGGGGGGCGCCTCGAGGTAGATGGTCAACTTGCGGGGAAGCTGGCTCGCCGAACTGATGGTGTCCTTGGCAAGAGGGGCGACGACGTGCTTCCACTTTGCTGTGgctcgcttcttctcgcgcTTGTCGTAGATGATGGCAGCGGAGATGGTGCCTGTGATGGCCCAGAAGATGAGCCAGTTGCGGGAGGGCAGCTTCCGGGGGAGGTTCGGCAGGCCCATCATGCGAAGAGCCGGGTTCTGGGTCGGCTTGGGAGTGGGCGCCTTGTAGGTGGCTCCggtgccggcgccggcggcggGCTGCGCGGGGGGGTTCTGCTCGGCCATTGCGAGTCCGGTGCCGCTGAATTTGTCTGACAGGGCTCGCGGAGGGACGAAACGCTTCGTCAATGGCGTCTGAGGGGTCGTTTATACGACGGGCGGGCGATCTTGATATCGGCCTGGCGGTGGTAGTTCGGACCGCTTAGAGGGAAAAAAATGATGGCGATAAGCGACGATGCGATAAGGACCGGGATGGAAATACCTAGGCTCCGGGAACTAGCTTTGGAGGGGCTCACTTGAAGATTTGTGTGGTTCGGATTGGTGTTGCGAGGCCAAAATAGAAAGAAAAGTTGGAAACCTCAAGTTGATTTCTTAAGAATCTCTCATTCCTGAAGTTTTCCATGTTGCTAATTGATTCTGTAATGGGCGCCGCATGGTGTTGGAATTGAAATTGACAACTTTGTCAGATACTTTCTCACCTGGATAATCAAGCTTCCACAATGCTTCTGGAAGGTGTCGGGACCCCTGGTAGGACATCTCGTGTCTATGGTTAATAAGGTTATGAGTGTCTAGTGTTGTCTTACTGGAAAGGTGCCCGAGATCTGATGTCTGCGATACATGGCCATGTAGGACCTGTGATCAGAGAAGGCCATGCTCATGACAGCAGCCTAGTCTCATCCGTCAGTCTCACAGCAGTTGACAATAACGGCGATACtctctcctcgtccatggatggatccctGGGGAATTGCCATGTGGGAAGCACAGGCGGCGGATGCAACCACACGGGCCGGAACCGAAGCGAGCGTGGCGCCTTGTCATATGGGAGCGTATTAATAAAAGCACGACCCAACTTGAGACATCAGGTAGAGAGGCTCATCTCAACTGGATGGTTTGTAATTATTCGCAACCCAAGACAGTCCGACCCAGAGTGCTGAGCCATTGCGGTGAGCCGTGAGCCCCGTTGGTCACCGCATCCAGAGACGCAAACAACCTACAGCGAGAGGAGCAACCCCAGTAGCAGGCGCAGTCCTCATGCAATCCATCTCTGTCTGCCCAACTGGAGATGAGGCTGGGTTGGCTGCAGGTGCAGGTGCCAGGTTCACCTGAGGCTCAGGAGTCGTGGTGGAGGGCCAAGACGGTGTCTGGGGAAACACAGCGGCAGGGGTGCAGCCCCTGAGGGATCTCCCAGGTAAGGAACCTACCTCTGGAGGACACGCCCCGAAATCGAGTCCGTTCGTTGCCCGATGGGTAGAGAGCCCGAAGGAGGAGACTGGCGGGTGCCGAGCCAGAGAGTGGCCAATCCACGGTTGGTTGACCACCAACACCGCCGCTCTCCAATAATATTCGCTTGGGGAGATGGGTGAAGGGAGCATGTTTTGAAGCATGTGTGTGTTGGTTAAGTAGGAGGCGGCAAATGAGAGGAGGGAAATGGCCTGGTTATGAATGAACCATTTGCCTCTAGCTGTCGTGTCCAAGTAAGAGTCTCACCGAGGTCGATAATTATAGTTGACCGTCAGCGAACgagcatccatccaatccaagTTCCATCCCGTCTCTACCTGCAGGATACTTGCATGCTGTAGCACCTATATTGGGTACGGCCGATCGTCGCAtctgatccatccattcctaGGTTCCATAGATAGACATATCCCACAAACATTTCCGGCCCAGCACTGCCTCTGTGCTACCCAGGCGGATTTCTGGTGTGTGTATTACGGCGGGAACTGGACCCAAGCTCCTGATCAGCAGCCGGTTGACGGGAGACTCTTCATCACCGCCCAGCAGCCGTCAGGGGCAGTGGTCGAGCAGTGGCATTGAAGGATGGGTGGTTGCAGTTGGCGGCTCGGGGAGAAGTTATAGCGGCCACagcggccaccaccaccgcttCTTAGAGCACCACCTAACTGCAAGCAGCACATCCACTGCTGCTACGTACTTCCCTAACCTGCCCCGGTCCAGGCCGCCCGCCGCCCGTGGACCCTCGACCCCTCGGAACCTCCCCCCCCCAAAACACTCCCGTCGTGTGCCAAAACCAAAACGTTCACGGACGATCCCTGCGCGTTTCGACCTGGAGGAGGCGCCGACTTGCATCTGTCATCAGCCCGGCAGCACTACCTAGGTAAGTACACGACGGGgccttctctccctcttgcgcatccatctcttctcttcttcaagtcaTCACTCCGCTGCCTCGTGCGTGCTGTTCATCGCTGGTTGCGCTCTGGACTCGAGTCTTTTGTGCCCAAAGAGACTCCAGCCCGCCGCTCTGCTAGCTCAGTCCCGCGCCCCTCGCTCCCGTCCCCTCCACAAGTGGAAGCAAGCCCCTGGACTTTGTCCTCCCCTGAAACTCTGGTTGTTGGCCATCTCCCACGCCGCCCtcatctttttcttctctctctgtcTGCTGTCCGTCACCGACTGCTCGATACCGCATAGCACGATACGAGGCGACCGCGACGCCGCAATCAGACAGGATGGATTCCAACAACAACCGCCTGTTCCTCAACTTTGGGAACAGCAATGACAGGTTGACCGCCTCGGATCGGGCCGCCTATCCCACCACGCCCTCGACCTTTCCTCAGCCTGTCTTCCCTCCCGCTTCTGGTCAGCAGCCTGGCCTACAGGCTCAGCAGCAGGCATACGCTGGTGGTTATGCGCCCCAGGGTTACTTTAACCAGAACCAATACGCCCAGTATCAAGGCCAGCAGCTGAACGACTATGCCCAACCTGCTGGCTATCAGCCGCGATCCAATACCCCGGGCACCAACGATCCCAACACCGGTCTCGCTCACCAGTTCTCCCACCAGAACCTCGGAGGCGCTGCTCGAGCGCAGGCTTACGCTCGAGGGCCCTCGCCTGGCCAGCGTCCCAGAACCGCCGGCGCTTCAGGGCAGCCAGCCTATTCCGGGTACATGAACGCTCCTCCCATGCCCAACCAACCTGCTGCTCCTGTCGAGGAGTTCCAGCGAGCGCCCGAGAGAAATCCCGACCGATACGGCACCAATGCCAACAGCAACCAGAAGAAGTGCTCCCAGCTTGCTGCCGACTTCTTCAAGGACAGTGTCAAGCGTGCGCGCGAGCGTAACCAAAGGTATGGTCTGCACTCTGTTACCTTTCCAGTACTGTGTAGCTAAACGTCCTGTTATAGACAGAGCGAGCTGGAGCAGAAACTCCAGGATCCCTCCCAGGGTTCTGCCAGACGCGAGCAGCTCTGGTCTACCGctggaagaaaagaaggccAGTACCTGCGTTTCCTGCGCACCAAGGATAAGCCCGAGAACTACAACACGGTCAAGATTATCGGAAAGGGTGCCTTTGGAGAGGTCAAGCTGGTTCAAAAGAAGGGAGATGGCAAGGTCTATGCCATGAAGTCCCTGATCAAGACGGAAATGTTCAAGAAGGACCAGCTCGCCCACGTTCGATCAGAGCGAGACATTCTCGCCGAGTCTGACAGCCCCTGGGTCGTCAAGCTGTACACGACTTTCCAGGATTCTTACTTCCTCTACATGCTGATGGAGTTCTTGCCCGGTGGAGATTTGATGACGATGCTCATCAAGTACGAAATCTTCTCTGAAGACATTACACGGTTTTACATTGCCGAGATTGTCCTCGCCATTGAGGCTGTACACAAGTTGGGCTTTATCCATCGGTATGCGCCACCCCTATCCCTCGGTAACCCTCGGTATCCCCCCTGAAATTTGACTGACTCTGAAACAGTGACATCAAGCCCGACAACATTCTTCTGGACCGTGGTGGTCACGTCAAGCTGACTGATTTTGGCTTGTCGACGGGTTTCCACAGACTCCATGACAACAACTACTATCAGCAGCTGCTTCAGGGGCGATCTAACCGGCCGCGTGACCGTAACTCGGTCGCCATCGACCAGATCAACCTCACTGTCAGCAACCGATCTCAGATTAACGACTGGCGACG harbors:
- a CDS encoding Mitochondrial import inner membrane translocase subunit TIM54 — protein: MAEQNPPAQPAAGAGTGATYKAPTPKPTQNPALRMMGLPNLPRKLPSRNWLIFWAITGTISAAIIYDKREKKRATAKWKHVVAPLAKDTISSASQLPRKLTIYLEAPPGDGLRVAQDHFIEYAKPVLAASGLDWEFVQGRQQGDVRAAVAEKIRRARRKDERPDEVDLQTDEATIEALRKKNSVPEYEGTKGDIIFGRHTWKEYVRGLHEGWLGPLDPPAKPEPETTTTAIEGSPEDVKTEGEGEKPEEKKEDEKKEDEKKPERPPQPPPYNSPDDYSLASLPAQIPFEFSPSNPIPFPHRLGFRHTFVRLNRFFNRRKLADEIGREVAAVCFAASSREWREADGQYEQQLVLQHEEKDWVKSVWDNEAPKEDDSAAAPAVPAKEKIWASPLVVDARLMQRMRRFEISSEDEARAAQIVVPEAEIEGWIKGSFRSLWRWGVDSWNAKPMRPNVGDVNNDE
- a CDS encoding Serine/threonine-protein kinase cot-1, which translates into the protein MDSNNNRLFLNFGNSNDRLTASDRAAYPTTPSTFPQPVFPPASGQQPGLQAQQQAYAGGYAPQGYFNQNQYAQYQGQQLNDYAQPAGYQPRSNTPGTNDPNTGLAHQFSHQNLGGAARAQAYARGPSPGQRPRTAGASGQPAYSGYMNAPPMPNQPAAPVEEFQRAPERNPDRYGTNANSNQKKCSQLAADFFKDSVKRARERNQRQSELEQKLQDPSQGSARREQLWSTAGRKEGQYLRFLRTKDKPENYNTVKIIGKGAFGEVKLVQKKGDGKVYAMKSLIKTEMFKKDQLAHVRSERDILAESDSPWVVKLYTTFQDSYFLYMLMEFLPGGDLMTMLIKYEIFSEDITRFYIAEIVLAIEAVHKLGFIHRDIKPDNILLDRGGHVKLTDFGLSTGFHRLHDNNYYQQLLQGRSNRPRDRNSVAIDQINLTVSNRSQINDWRRSRRLMAYSTVGTPDYIAPEIFTGHGYTFDCDWWSLGTIMFECLVGWPPFCAEDSHDTYRKIVNWRQTLYFPDDITLGTDAEHLIRSMVCNTENRLGRGGAHEIKNHAFFRGVEFDSLRRIRAPFEPRLTSNIDTTYFPTDEIDQTDNATVLKAQAIQNGRQAEESPEMSLPFIGYTFKRFDNNFR